In the genome of Pseudomonas bubulae, one region contains:
- the parC gene encoding DNA topoisomerase IV subunit A — translation MSDSLDLSLDGVERRSLADFTEQAYLNYSMYVIMDRALPHIGDGLKPVQRRIVYAMSELGLDADSKHKKSARTVGDVLGKFHPHGDSACYEAMVLMAQPFSYRYTLVDGQGNWGAPDDPKSFAAMRYTEARLSRYSEVLLSELGQGTADWVPNFDGTLDEPAVLPARLPNILLNGTTGIAVGMATDVPPHNLREVAAACVRLLDEPKATVEQLCEHIQGPDYPTEAEIITPRADLLKIYQTGRGSVRMRAVYHIEDGDIVVTALPHQVSGAKVLEQIAALMQAKPTKLAMVTDLRDESDHENPCRIVIIPRNNKVDLDELMQHLFAVTELESTFRVNINIIGLDGKPQLKNLRALLVEWLEFRVNTVRRRLQFRLDKVERRLHLLDGLLTAYLNLDEVIHIIRTEEHPKAELIARFALSETQADYILDTRLRQLARLEEMKLRDEQDALRKEQAKLQALLGSEAKLKKLVRTELLEDAKTYGDDRRSPIVARAEAKALSENELVPTEAVTVVLSEKGWVRCGKGHDLDATGLSYKAGDGYKTAAAGRSNQFAVFIDSTGRSYSVAAHTLPSARGQGEPLTGRLTPPPGATFECVLLPEDDALYVIASDAGYGFVVKGEDLQAKNKAGKALLSLPKGAQVMQPRPVSDREHNWLAAVTTEGRLLIFKVSDLPQLGKGKGNKIIGIPGDRVASREEYVTDIAVLPDNAALVLQAGKRTLTLKADDLEHYKGERGRRGNKLPRGFQRVDALLVETPN, via the coding sequence ATGAGCGACTCCCTTGATCTCAGCCTGGACGGTGTAGAACGCCGGTCACTGGCCGACTTCACCGAACAGGCCTACCTCAACTACTCCATGTACGTCATCATGGATCGGGCCTTGCCGCATATCGGCGACGGCCTCAAGCCCGTACAGCGGCGTATTGTTTACGCCATGAGCGAGTTGGGCCTGGACGCTGACTCCAAGCACAAGAAATCGGCGCGTACCGTCGGTGACGTGCTCGGTAAATTCCACCCTCACGGGGACTCGGCCTGCTACGAAGCGATGGTGCTGATGGCACAGCCGTTCAGCTATCGCTACACCCTGGTCGACGGCCAGGGCAACTGGGGTGCGCCGGACGATCCCAAGTCGTTCGCCGCCATGCGTTACACCGAAGCTCGCCTGTCGCGTTACTCCGAGGTCCTGCTCAGCGAATTGGGCCAGGGCACGGCGGACTGGGTACCGAACTTTGACGGTACCCTCGACGAACCTGCGGTTTTACCGGCACGTTTGCCCAATATCCTGCTCAATGGCACCACCGGCATCGCCGTCGGCATGGCCACCGATGTGCCGCCGCACAACCTGCGTGAAGTGGCGGCGGCGTGCGTGCGTTTGCTCGACGAGCCGAAAGCCACGGTTGAGCAATTGTGCGAACACATTCAAGGCCCGGACTACCCGACCGAAGCTGAAATCATCACCCCGCGCGCCGACCTGCTGAAGATCTATCAGACCGGCCGTGGTTCGGTGCGCATGCGTGCGGTGTATCACATCGAAGACGGCGACATCGTGGTCACTGCACTGCCGCATCAGGTGTCGGGTGCCAAGGTGTTGGAGCAGATCGCCGCGCTGATGCAGGCCAAGCCGACCAAGCTGGCGATGGTAACCGACCTGCGCGATGAGTCCGATCATGAAAACCCGTGCCGTATCGTCATCATTCCGCGCAACAACAAGGTCGATCTCGACGAGCTGATGCAGCACTTGTTCGCTGTCACCGAGCTTGAGTCCACGTTCCGGGTCAACATCAATATCATCGGCCTGGACGGCAAGCCGCAGCTGAAAAACCTGCGCGCCCTGCTGGTTGAATGGCTGGAGTTCCGCGTCAACACCGTGCGCCGCCGCCTGCAGTTCCGCCTCGATAAAGTCGAGCGCCGCCTGCACCTGCTGGACGGTTTGCTCACCGCTTACCTGAACCTCGATGAAGTGATCCATATCATTCGCACCGAGGAACACCCCAAGGCCGAGCTGATTGCACGCTTTGCCCTGAGTGAAACCCAGGCTGATTACATCCTTGATACGCGCCTGCGCCAACTGGCCCGTCTGGAAGAGATGAAGCTGCGCGACGAGCAGGATGCGCTGCGTAAAGAGCAAGCCAAGCTGCAAGCCCTGCTGGGCAGCGAAGCCAAGCTGAAAAAGCTGGTGCGCACTGAACTGCTGGAAGACGCCAAAACCTACGGCGATGATCGTCGTTCGCCAATCGTGGCCCGCGCAGAAGCCAAGGCCCTGTCGGAAAACGAGCTGGTGCCGACTGAAGCGGTCACGGTGGTGCTCTCGGAGAAAGGCTGGGTACGTTGCGGTAAAGGCCACGATCTGGACGCTACCGGCCTGTCCTATAAAGCGGGGGATGGTTACAAAACCGCCGCTGCCGGGCGCTCCAACCAGTTTGCGGTGTTTATCGACTCCACGGGGCGCAGCTACTCAGTGGCTGCGCACACCTTGCCGTCGGCCCGTGGTCAGGGCGAACCGCTGACCGGTCGTCTGACCCCGCCTCCGGGCGCGACATTCGAGTGCGTGCTGTTGCCGGAAGACGACGCGTTGTACGTGATCGCCTCCGATGCCGGTTATGGTTTTGTGGTTAAGGGTGAAGACCTGCAAGCCAAGAACAAGGCCGGTAAAGCGCTGCTCAGTCTGCCCAAAGGCGCGCAGGTGATGCAGCCGCGGCCGGTGTCCGATCGCGAGCACAACTGGCTGGCGGCGGTAACCACTGAAGGGCGCCTGTTGATCTTCAAAGTCAGCGACCTGCCGCAGCTGGGTAAGGGCAAGGGCAACAAGATCATCGGCATACCCGGCGACCGCGTGGCCAGTCGCGAAGAGTACGTGACCGACATCGCGGTACTTCCAGACAATGCCGCATTGGTATTGCAGGCGGGCAAGCGTACCTTGACGCTCAAGGCGGATGACCTGGAACACTACAAAGGTGAGCGTGGCCGTCGTGGCAACAAACTGCCTCGTGGGTTCCAGCGTGTGGATGCCTTGTTGGTAGAAACCCCCAATTAA
- the serB gene encoding phosphoserine phosphatase SerB — MREIVLINITGEDRPGLTAAITGVLASNGVNILDIGQAAIHGVLSLGFLVEIPQAELVSAVLKDLQPLIAKEGLQLRFDPISEEHYQRWVHEQSQTRHVVTLMSRQVTAHELQRVTSVISQHGLNIEQTDRLSGRVPLDASTESSKSCIELRVCGEPVDVDALRADFFNLAQELGVDIALQEDTLFRRNRRLAVFDMDSTLIEAEVIDELAKAAGVGDQVAAITERAMAGELDFKASFKERMALLKGLDVGVLDAIGASLRLTEGAEVLFAELKRLGYKTAILSGGFTYFAKQVQARLGIDYVFANELEVVDGKVTGVAVEPIVDAQRKADLLRELAQKEGLSLEQTIAVGDGANDLPMLAIAGLGVAFRAKPLVKKSAKHAISTLGLDGVLYLLGQRDRNSQG, encoded by the coding sequence TTGCGCGAAATCGTCCTGATAAACATCACAGGTGAGGACCGTCCGGGTCTCACTGCGGCCATTACCGGTGTACTGGCCAGCAATGGTGTGAATATTCTCGACATCGGTCAGGCCGCCATCCATGGCGTTTTGTCATTGGGTTTTCTGGTCGAAATTCCACAAGCCGAGCTGGTTTCGGCAGTGCTCAAGGACCTGCAGCCCTTAATCGCGAAGGAAGGTTTGCAGCTGCGTTTCGACCCGATCAGCGAAGAGCATTACCAGCGCTGGGTCCACGAACAAAGCCAGACCCGGCATGTGGTCACGCTGATGAGCCGCCAGGTGACCGCCCATGAGCTGCAGCGCGTGACATCGGTGATCAGCCAGCACGGTTTGAACATTGAGCAGACGGATCGCCTGTCCGGTCGCGTGCCGCTGGATGCGTCGACCGAGTCGAGCAAAAGCTGCATCGAGCTGCGTGTGTGTGGCGAGCCTGTGGATGTTGACGCGCTGCGTGCCGATTTCTTCAACCTGGCCCAGGAGCTGGGCGTGGATATCGCCCTGCAGGAAGACACCCTGTTCCGTCGCAATCGCCGCCTGGCGGTGTTCGACATGGACTCGACGCTGATCGAAGCTGAAGTGATCGACGAGCTGGCCAAGGCGGCAGGCGTGGGGGATCAAGTGGCGGCCATCACCGAGCGCGCGATGGCTGGCGAACTGGATTTCAAGGCCAGTTTCAAGGAGCGCATGGCGCTGCTCAAGGGCCTGGACGTGGGCGTGCTGGATGCCATCGGTGCTTCGTTGCGCCTGACCGAGGGCGCTGAAGTGCTGTTCGCCGAGCTCAAGCGTCTGGGTTACAAAACTGCGATCCTGTCAGGCGGTTTCACCTACTTTGCCAAACAAGTGCAGGCCAGGCTGGGCATCGACTATGTCTTTGCCAACGAACTGGAAGTGGTGGACGGCAAGGTGACCGGTGTTGCGGTCGAACCGATTGTTGATGCCCAGCGCAAGGCAGATTTGCTGCGCGAACTGGCACAAAAGGAAGGCTTGAGCCTGGAGCAGACCATTGCGGTCGGTGATGGCGCCAATGATTTGCCGATGCTGGCGATTGCCGGGCTGGGTGTGGCATTCCGTGCCAAGCCGCTGGTCAAGAAATCGGCCAAGCACGCAATTTCGACTTTGGGCCTGGATGGCGTGCTGTACCTGCTCGGTCAGCGTGACCGTAACAGCCAGGGCTGA
- a CDS encoding YqiA/YcfP family alpha/beta fold hydrolase: MSGSILYIHGFNSAPESKKAMQLTSAMHGMGLGGQLRVPALHHHPRQAIAQLQGVISELGSPLLVGSSLGGYYATWLARQYGLKALLINPAVSPHRMFDGYLGTQTNHYSGETWELTLDHVQALAELEVPAPQDAQRCQVWLQTGDETLDYRYAEQYYAACTLRIEAGGDHSYQGFAQQLPDLLNFAGIGAEQFETIDFAAL; this comes from the coding sequence ATGTCAGGTTCCATCTTGTATATCCACGGGTTCAACAGTGCCCCCGAGTCCAAGAAAGCCATGCAGTTGACGTCGGCTATGCACGGCATGGGCCTTGGCGGGCAACTGCGGGTGCCTGCCCTGCACCATCATCCGCGCCAGGCCATTGCCCAATTGCAGGGCGTAATCAGTGAGCTTGGCAGCCCATTGCTGGTCGGCAGCTCGCTCGGCGGCTACTATGCGACATGGCTGGCCCGCCAATACGGCCTCAAGGCCTTGCTGATCAATCCGGCCGTCAGCCCGCACCGGATGTTCGACGGCTATCTGGGCACGCAAACCAATCACTACAGCGGCGAAACCTGGGAACTGACCCTCGATCACGTGCAGGCGCTGGCAGAACTTGAAGTGCCAGCCCCTCAGGACGCGCAGCGTTGTCAGGTGTGGTTGCAGACAGGCGATGAAACCCTGGACTACCGCTACGCTGAACAGTACTACGCGGCATGTACGTTGCGTATTGAGGCGGGCGGTGATCACAGTTATCAGGGCTTTGCCCAGCAGCTGCCCGACTTGCTGAACTTTGCAGGGATCGGCGCCGAACAGTTTGAAACCATCGACTTCGCGGCCCTTTAA
- a CDS encoding AhpA/YtjB family protein, with protein sequence MNRPSPVKTDNFFLLIFRALRDRRVPLALRIASHNVILVALALVIYAVVMGLQFKQAMHEQADALGQSLTTQTATSATELLVSNDILSLNVLLNNLTKNPLVAHAAIYSVDNRILAEAGQRPKNGLLGETEGVYQTKITFQDVTAGHLRISLDMHQFEQPMTISLQSMGILSAILLALALALSLRLGRHITTPLLQLRVWLREPDPYTPAIQRQDEIGDLARQLHTRLAPPAPEPEPEPEEDDYDDSDYEEAEDNEPSFEVRNLSDPTFDETAAAPAPKAAPRQLVSTEEDENDDEDPFADLRDTSTASAAPVALAKPKPVASAAPQPSAVLAVQLGAQEQLRRLPRARLMELLERYRDCLNQAASLYQSELHTLNDGSTLMLFHSEDSGDDYLTNAICCGELLRALGHALQIEVADSGITLQLQLGLVLGEGLSGMSQIDLLLTETAQDALALSQHSRNLLLVERKISDDPLIRQRARIRPIASPEGACCVERLMEPYPSMLERQLARMHESRG encoded by the coding sequence GTGAACCGGCCATCGCCTGTCAAAACCGATAACTTCTTCCTGCTGATCTTCCGGGCCCTGCGCGATCGCCGCGTTCCGCTTGCTCTGCGTATCGCCAGCCATAACGTGATCCTGGTCGCCCTGGCACTGGTCATCTATGCCGTGGTCATGGGCCTGCAATTCAAGCAGGCCATGCACGAACAGGCCGACGCCCTGGGGCAGAGCCTGACCACGCAAACCGCCACCTCGGCGACCGAGCTGCTGGTGTCAAACGACATCCTCAGCCTCAACGTGCTGCTCAACAACCTGACCAAAAACCCGCTGGTGGCCCACGCGGCCATTTATAGCGTGGATAACCGTATCCTCGCCGAAGCCGGGCAACGTCCCAAAAATGGCCTGCTGGGCGAAACCGAGGGTGTGTATCAAACCAAGATCACCTTTCAGGATGTGACCGCTGGGCATCTGCGCATCAGCCTGGACATGCACCAGTTCGAGCAGCCGATGACCATCAGCCTGCAAAGCATGGGCATTTTGAGTGCCATCCTGCTGGCCCTTGCCCTGGCCTTAAGCTTGCGTCTGGGCCGTCATATCACCACGCCCCTGCTGCAACTGCGGGTATGGCTGCGCGAACCCGATCCTTACACCCCGGCCATCCAGCGCCAGGATGAGATCGGCGACCTGGCTCGTCAGCTCCACACCCGCCTGGCCCCTCCGGCACCAGAGCCTGAGCCAGAACCAGAAGAAGACGACTACGACGACAGCGACTACGAAGAGGCCGAAGACAACGAGCCGAGCTTTGAAGTGCGCAACCTGAGTGACCCGACGTTCGATGAGACTGCAGCGGCACCTGCGCCCAAGGCTGCACCTCGACAGTTGGTGAGCACCGAAGAAGACGAGAACGACGACGAAGACCCGTTTGCCGACCTGCGCGACACCAGCACGGCGAGTGCCGCGCCGGTTGCCCTGGCCAAACCAAAACCGGTCGCATCTGCGGCGCCGCAACCGAGTGCCGTACTCGCGGTGCAACTGGGGGCACAGGAGCAATTGCGCCGCCTGCCCCGCGCCCGATTGATGGAACTGCTGGAACGCTATCGTGATTGTCTGAACCAGGCAGCCTCGCTATACCAAAGCGAACTGCATACGCTGAACGATGGCAGCACACTGATGCTGTTCCACAGTGAAGACAGCGGCGACGACTACCTGACCAACGCCATTTGCTGCGGCGAGCTGCTGCGTGCATTGGGTCACGCCCTGCAAATCGAAGTGGCAGACAGCGGCATTACCCTGCAATTGCAACTGGGCCTGGTGCTGGGTGAAGGCCTGAGCGGCATGAGTCAGATTGACCTGCTGCTGACCGAAACGGCGCAGGATGCACTGGCCTTGTCGCAACACAGCCGCAACCTGTTGCTGGTAGAGCGCAAGATCAGCGATGACCCGCTGATCCGCCAGCGCGCCCGAATCCGCCCGATTGCCAGCCCGGAAGGCGCCTGCTGCGTAGAGCGCCTGATGGAGCCTTATCCTTCGATGCTGGAGCGCCAGCTGGCGCGGATGCATGAGAGTCGCGGGTAG
- the parE gene encoding DNA topoisomerase IV subunit B, which yields MATPSASSYNADAIEVLSGLDPVRKRPGMYTDTSRPNHLAQEVIDNSVDEALAGHAKSVNVILHADHSLEVSDDGRGMPVDIHPEEGVPGVELILTKLHAGGKFSNKNYQFSGGLHGVGISVVNALSTLVRVKVKRDGNEYQMTFADGYKATDLEIIGTVGKRNTGTSVYFAPDPKYFDSPKFSVSRLKHVLKAKAVLCPGLLVTFEDKNTNEKVEWHYEDGLRSYLVDAVSEFERLPDEPFCGSLAGNKEAIDWALLWLPEGGDSVQESYVNLIPTAQGGTHVNGLRQGLLDAMREFCEFRSLLPRGVKLAPEDVWERIAFVLSMKMQEPQFSGQTKERLSSREAAAFVSGVIKDSFSLWLNANPELGMQLAELAINNAGRRLKASKKVERKRITQGPALPGKLADCAGQDPMRSELFLVEGDSAGGSAKQARDKEFQAILPLRGKILNTWEVDGSEVLASQEVHNIAVAIGVDPGAADMSQLRYGKICILADADSDGLHIATLLCALFVQHFRPLVDAGHVYVAMPPLYRIDLGKEIFYALDEAERDGILDRLVAEKKRGKPQVTRFKGLGEMNPPQLRETTMDPNTRRLVQLTLEDFAATSEMMDMLLAKKRAGDRKSWLESKGNLAQVLA from the coding sequence ATGGCCACTCCCAGCGCTAGCTCTTATAACGCCGACGCCATCGAAGTCCTCTCGGGCCTCGACCCGGTGCGCAAACGCCCCGGCATGTATACCGACACCAGCCGGCCCAACCACCTGGCCCAGGAAGTCATCGACAACAGCGTCGACGAGGCCCTGGCCGGTCACGCCAAGTCGGTCAACGTCATCCTGCACGCCGATCATTCGCTGGAAGTTAGCGATGACGGGCGCGGCATGCCGGTGGACATCCACCCTGAAGAGGGTGTGCCGGGCGTCGAGCTGATCCTCACCAAGCTCCACGCGGGCGGCAAGTTCTCCAACAAGAACTACCAGTTCTCCGGTGGCCTGCACGGTGTGGGCATCTCGGTGGTCAACGCGCTGTCGACGCTGGTGCGGGTCAAGGTCAAGCGTGACGGCAACGAGTACCAGATGACCTTTGCCGATGGCTATAAAGCCACCGATCTGGAAATTATCGGCACCGTGGGCAAACGCAACACCGGCACCAGCGTGTACTTCGCGCCGGACCCGAAATACTTCGATTCACCCAAGTTTTCCGTCAGCCGCCTCAAGCACGTGCTCAAGGCCAAGGCCGTGCTATGCCCGGGGCTGCTGGTTACGTTCGAAGACAAAAACACCAACGAAAAGGTCGAGTGGCATTACGAAGACGGCCTGCGCTCGTATCTGGTCGATGCAGTCAGCGAATTTGAACGCCTGCCCGACGAGCCGTTCTGCGGCAGCCTGGCCGGTAACAAGGAAGCCATCGACTGGGCCTTGCTGTGGCTGCCCGAGGGCGGCGACAGCGTGCAGGAAAGCTACGTCAACCTGATCCCTACGGCCCAGGGCGGTACCCACGTCAACGGCCTGCGCCAGGGCTTGCTCGATGCCATGCGCGAGTTCTGCGAGTTCCGCAGCCTGCTGCCGCGGGGTGTCAAGCTGGCGCCTGAAGATGTGTGGGAGCGCATTGCGTTCGTGCTGTCGATGAAAATGCAGGAACCCCAGTTCTCGGGTCAGACCAAAGAGCGTCTTTCATCCCGTGAGGCGGCGGCATTTGTCTCGGGCGTGATCAAGGACTCCTTCAGCCTGTGGCTCAACGCCAACCCCGAGTTGGGCATGCAACTGGCCGAACTGGCGATCAACAACGCCGGGCGCAGGCTCAAGGCCAGTAAAAAGGTCGAACGCAAGCGCATTACCCAGGGGCCGGCCTTGCCGGGCAAGCTGGCGGACTGCGCCGGGCAAGACCCGATGCGCTCCGAGCTGTTCCTGGTGGAAGGTGATTCTGCAGGCGGCTCGGCCAAGCAGGCGCGGGACAAGGAGTTCCAGGCGATCCTGCCGTTGCGCGGCAAGATCCTCAACACCTGGGAAGTCGACGGCAGCGAAGTGCTGGCGAGCCAGGAAGTGCACAATATCGCTGTGGCCATCGGTGTCGATCCGGGCGCGGCCGATATGAGCCAGTTGCGTTACGGCAAGATCTGCATCCTTGCCGACGCCGACTCCGACGGCCTGCACATTGCTACCTTGCTCTGTGCATTGTTTGTGCAGCACTTCCGCCCGCTGGTGGATGCCGGTCACGTCTATGTGGCGATGCCGCCGCTGTACCGCATCGACCTGGGCAAGGAGATCTTCTACGCCCTGGACGAAGCCGAGCGCGACGGCATTCTTGACCGTCTTGTCGCCGAGAAAAAACGCGGCAAGCCGCAAGTCACACGATTCAAGGGGCTGGGTGAGATGAACCCGCCACAGCTGCGCGAAACCACGATGGATCCGAACACCCGTCGCCTGGTGCAACTCACTCTTGAAGACTTCGCCGCCACGTCAGAAATGATGGACATGCTGCTGGCCAAGAAACGCGCCGGTGACCGCAAGTCCTGGCTCGAATCCAAAGGCAACCTGGCGCAGGTGCTGGCCTGA
- a CDS encoding esterase-like activity of phytase family protein, with the protein MRSALLGLFCLGAAPVMADTWPELALQSEHPVEGMRGGNLSGLALCSGELWAVSDRDDDQIYRLDTRESLWQAEALPVDVPPAPESGLPWGVRMMGKAISPLRGGELDFEGISCDEAGNRFVVSESHAAVLQIPQAGAPSWLKIDPALVRQARASGMLLHFNALFEGIAVNPQGNQIWLAAERERRGLLTIRKKQSVWDCENGCVLMSEGGLEQPPTQLNAKAQAKDFADLALFEDKLFTLERMAYRICRRTPNTGEIERCWSFANDALTDARRYNTGYGNTEALSLDAKGAWVGVDNGSHRRADGEKRPIVWRFAAPQGGWSAKQ; encoded by the coding sequence ATGCGCAGTGCCTTGCTGGGCTTGTTCTGTTTGGGTGCTGCGCCGGTCATGGCCGATACCTGGCCAGAACTGGCGTTGCAGTCAGAGCATCCGGTTGAAGGCATGCGCGGTGGCAATCTGTCCGGGCTGGCATTATGTTCGGGTGAGCTGTGGGCGGTGTCTGATCGTGATGATGATCAGATTTATCGCCTCGATACCCGCGAGTCTCTGTGGCAGGCCGAAGCCTTGCCTGTCGATGTGCCGCCAGCGCCGGAAAGCGGCTTGCCGTGGGGCGTGCGCATGATGGGCAAGGCCATCAGCCCGTTGCGCGGCGGCGAGCTGGACTTTGAAGGGATCAGTTGCGATGAGGCGGGCAACCGGTTCGTGGTCAGTGAGTCCCATGCAGCGGTACTGCAAATCCCTCAGGCCGGGGCGCCTTCATGGCTTAAAATCGACCCGGCGCTGGTGCGTCAGGCCCGTGCCAGCGGCATGTTGCTGCATTTCAATGCGCTGTTTGAGGGGATTGCCGTCAACCCGCAGGGTAATCAGATATGGCTGGCGGCCGAGCGTGAGCGCCGTGGCTTGCTGACTATTCGCAAAAAACAGAGTGTATGGGACTGCGAAAACGGTTGCGTGCTGATGAGCGAAGGCGGTCTTGAACAGCCGCCGACGCAACTCAACGCCAAGGCCCAGGCAAAGGACTTTGCCGACCTGGCGCTGTTTGAGGACAAGCTGTTTACCCTTGAGCGCATGGCCTATCGTATTTGCCGGCGTACCCCGAATACGGGCGAGATCGAACGCTGTTGGTCGTTTGCCAATGATGCCCTAACCGATGCCCGGCGTTACAACACCGGCTATGGCAACACCGAGGCCCTGAGCCTGGATGCCAAGGGCGCCTGGGTCGGGGTCGACAACGGCAGCCATAGACGCGCCGATGGCGAAAAACGTCCCATCGTCTGGCGCTTTGCTGCACCGCAAGGTGGCTGGAGTGCCAAACAATGA
- the asd gene encoding archaetidylserine decarboxylase (Phosphatidylserine decarboxylase is synthesized as a single chain precursor. Generation of the pyruvoyl active site from a Ser is coupled to cleavage of a Gly-Ser bond between the larger (beta) and smaller (alpha chains). It is an integral membrane protein.), whose product MKKRLFLLSQYLLPHHLLSRLAGCIAECRVRWFKNAFTSWFAKRYQVDMSQALVEDVTAYEHFNAFFTRALKDGARPLDQTPGAVLSPADGAVSQLGPIEHGRVFQAKGHSYSVLELVGGDAAVAAQFMGGEFATIYLSPKDYHRVHMPLAGTLREMIYVPGRLFSVNQTTAENVPELFARNERAVCIFDTERGPMAVVLVGAMIVASIETVFAGLVTPPKRELKTFRYDEAARAPIHLEKGAELGRFKLGSTAIVLFGADQVKWAEGLTAGTPVMMGQKMGASAHAE is encoded by the coding sequence TCAGTACCTGTTGCCGCATCACCTGCTGTCACGCCTGGCCGGCTGTATTGCCGAATGCCGCGTACGCTGGTTCAAGAATGCGTTCACCAGCTGGTTCGCCAAGCGTTATCAGGTAGACATGTCCCAGGCCCTGGTTGAAGACGTGACCGCCTACGAGCACTTCAACGCCTTCTTTACCCGCGCCCTGAAAGACGGCGCCCGCCCGCTGGATCAAACTCCGGGTGCGGTGCTAAGCCCTGCCGATGGCGCGGTCAGCCAGCTGGGCCCGATCGAACACGGCCGCGTGTTCCAGGCCAAGGGCCACAGCTACAGCGTGCTGGAGCTGGTGGGTGGCGATGCTGCAGTAGCAGCCCAGTTTATGGGCGGCGAATTTGCCACCATCTACCTGTCGCCCAAGGACTACCACCGCGTGCACATGCCACTGGCGGGCACCCTGCGTGAAATGATCTACGTGCCGGGGCGCCTGTTCTCGGTCAACCAGACCACCGCCGAAAACGTGCCGGAGCTGTTTGCCCGCAACGAGCGTGCGGTGTGCATTTTTGACACCGAGCGCGGCCCGATGGCCGTGGTATTGGTCGGTGCCATGATCGTGGCATCCATTGAAACCGTGTTTGCCGGTCTGGTTACCCCGCCGAAACGCGAGCTGAAAACCTTCCGTTACGACGAAGCTGCCCGTGCGCCGATCCACCTGGAAAAAGGTGCCGAGCTGGGTCGTTTCAAACTGGGTTCGACGGCGATCGTGCTGTTTGGCGCGGATCAGGTGAAATGGGCCGAAGGCCTGACGGCAGGAACGCCGGTGATGATGGGTCAGAAAATGGGTGCATCGGCGCACGCCGAATAA
- a CDS encoding TIGR02281 family clan AA aspartic protease, translated as MSQQAPGKGVGRIFMIVAWCAGLYLATQFFGRWEQRQQNPNTEVTSQQGEGYIEVKLLGNVQGHFVASGRINNVPVEFLLDTGATDVAVPLDLARQLALPKGLPVTLSTANGRTQGYQTRIDRLQLGAIVLRDVRAVAAPGLDGEQVLLGMSALNKLEFTQRGGTMLLRQTTN; from the coding sequence ATGAGCCAGCAAGCACCGGGCAAAGGCGTGGGGCGTATCTTCATGATCGTGGCCTGGTGCGCGGGCCTGTACCTGGCCACGCAGTTTTTCGGGCGCTGGGAACAGCGTCAGCAAAACCCCAATACCGAAGTGACCTCGCAGCAAGGCGAGGGTTATATCGAAGTCAAACTGCTCGGCAACGTGCAGGGCCATTTCGTAGCCAGTGGCCGGATCAACAACGTGCCGGTGGAATTTTTACTCGATACCGGTGCCACCGATGTGGCAGTACCGCTGGATCTGGCCAGGCAACTGGCACTGCCCAAGGGCCTCCCGGTGACCCTGAGCACCGCCAATGGCCGCACCCAGGGCTACCAGACCCGCATCGATCGCCTGCAGCTGGGCGCCATTGTGCTGCGCGATGTGCGAGCTGTAGCGGCCCCCGGGCTGGACGGCGAGCAGGTGCTGCTGGGCATGAGTGCGCTGAACAAACTTGAATTTACCCAGCGCGGCGGCACCATGCTGCTGCGCCAGACAACGAACTGA
- a CDS encoding membrane integrity-associated transporter subunit PqiC translates to MNVLRLPLIALLTGVLGLAGCSTHQPAALYQLDSGSPGQPAQSAGMAVVLGPISVADYLQRETLLQRQPDGSLSAATDGRWAGSLSADIDQLLVRQLAWRLDSQRVVQAPAPAGFSPDVQVLLSITRLDSGKDLPAVLDAQWRLIDRRGQVRDNRIVHLEQPHGGSTADQVKAQGKLLQQLSEQLAVALKPLANQPPLVEAPKAPSKAAPKQGADKPRIPMASPIRTDMEIFRF, encoded by the coding sequence ATGAACGTTCTACGCCTTCCTTTAATTGCGTTGCTGACCGGTGTGTTGGGTCTGGCGGGGTGCAGCACGCACCAGCCAGCGGCCTTGTACCAGCTGGACAGCGGCAGCCCCGGCCAGCCCGCGCAAAGCGCCGGCATGGCTGTGGTACTTGGCCCGATCAGCGTGGCCGACTACCTGCAACGCGAAACCTTGCTGCAACGCCAGCCTGATGGCAGTTTGAGCGCTGCGACTGACGGACGATGGGCGGGTAGCCTGTCGGCAGATATCGACCAGCTGCTGGTGCGCCAACTGGCATGGCGCCTGGACAGCCAGCGTGTGGTCCAGGCCCCGGCACCTGCGGGCTTCAGCCCGGATGTGCAAGTGTTGTTGTCGATCACTCGGCTGGACTCGGGCAAGGATCTGCCTGCAGTGCTGGACGCACAATGGCGCTTGATTGACCGTCGCGGGCAAGTGCGTGACAACCGCATCGTGCACCTGGAGCAGCCGCACGGGGGCAGTACGGCGGACCAGGTCAAGGCTCAGGGCAAGTTGTTGCAACAGTTGAGCGAGCAATTGGCGGTGGCACTCAAGCCTCTGGCCAACCAGCCGCCTCTGGTGGAAGCGCCCAAGGCGCCGTCCAAGGCAGCCCCCAAGCAGGGTGCGGATAAACCTCGTATCCCGATGGCCTCACCGATACGCACGGATATGGAAATCTTCCGCTTCTGA